A genomic stretch from Lathyrus oleraceus cultivar Zhongwan6 chromosome 2, CAAS_Psat_ZW6_1.0, whole genome shotgun sequence includes:
- the LOC127123241 gene encoding uncharacterized protein LOC127123241, which produces MALNHIDLNIIPMEEEEYVYQQNANIVPNLPDLNINIGESIDLNIIPNMHISQISLEEDTHDPIENNNIQNADDDDVENNNVQNEENDVENNIHVNIESEFDSEVITQRRMLSNSKRRIIYEALLEKSVDGKLKKGVTKLVSSLFSVNIRTVQRIWKLAENRGVHADVTHKKVGNCGRKRVHIDLNLVRDIPLKQRTSIRSLSHALEVSTSTLVRSLKLREIRRHSNAIKPYLTEENKRARLQFCVDMLDSDSIHNNDPSFKGMYNIVHIDEKWFYMKEKSRNFYLVQDEEDPIRTCKSKNFIPKVMFLVAIARPRFNLQQNVTFSGLIGVYPFVIQEPARRSSVNRPAGTLETKAMTSITKDVMRTFLIQKVLPAIKEKWPREEIGHPIFIQQDNARTHLHCEDEEFRLAATQDGFDIRLMCQPPNSPDLNVLDLGFFSSIQALQHRESPNSIDELVSAVDKSFQEFEVTKSNHIFLTLQSCMIEIMKARGSHNYKIPHMKKKMLEARNQLPTRLKCDNQLVQDVMGYLDIVADD; this is translated from the exons ATGGCTTTAAATCACATTGATCTCAATATTATTCCAATGGAAGAGGAAGAATATGTTTATCAACAAAATGCAAATATAGTGCCTAATCTACCCGATTTAAATATCAACATTGGAGAAAGTATTGATCTTAATATCATTCCAAATATGCACATATCTCAGATATCTTTGGAAGAAGATACTCATGACCCCATTG AAAACAACAACATACAAaatgctgatgatgatgatgtggAAAACAACAACGTACAAAATGAAGAAAATGATGTGGAAAATAACATTCATGTCAACATTGAATCTGAATTTG ATTCAGAAGTAATCACACAGAGAAGGATGTTGTCGAATTCTAAGAGAAGGATTATATATGAGGCTTTATTAGAGAAAAGTGTTGATGGAAAATTAAAAAAAGGGGTGACCAAATTAGTGTCTTCTCTGTTTTCAGTTAACATACGCACAGTACAACGTATTTGGAAACTTGCTGAGAACAGAGGAGTGCATGCTGATGTGACTCATAAAAAGGTAGGAAATTGTGGACGCAAAAGAGTCCATATAGACCTTAATCTAGTGCGTGACATTCCTTTAAAGCAAAGAACCTCTATTCGGTCTCTTTCTCACGCATTAGAAGTAAGTACAAGCACATTGGTAAGATCTTTAAAGTTGAGAGAAATAAGAAGACATTCAAATGCTATCAAACCTTATTTAACAGAAGAAAATAAGAGAGCTAGATTACAGTTTTGCGTTGATATGCTAGATAGTGATAGCATACATAATAATGATCCCAGTTTTAAAGGAATGTATAACATTGTTCACATTGACGAAAAATGGTTTTATATGAAAGAAAAGTCAAGAAATTTTTATTTGGTACAAGATGAAGAAGATCCCATTCGTACTTGTAAAAGTAAAAATTTTATACCAAAAGTTATGTTTCTAGTTGCCATAGCTAGGCCAAGATTTAATTTGCAACAAAATGTAACATTCAGCGGATTAATTGGTGTATATCCTTTTGTCATACAAGAGCCTGCTAGAAGATCTAGTGTAAATAGACCTGCAGGTACACTTGAGACCAAAGCAATGACGTCAATTACTAAAGATGTTATGAGAACATTTTTGATTCAGAAAGTGTTACCCGCTATTAAAGAAAAATGGCCAAGAGAAGAAATCGGTCATCCGATATTCATTCAGCAAGATAACGCAAGAACACACCTTCATTGTGAAGATGAAGAATTTCGTCTAGCCGCCACACAAGATGGATTTGACATTCGATTAATGTGTCAACCTCCAAATTCACCTGATTTAAATGTTTTAGATCTTGGTTTTTTCAGTTCAATACAAGCCTTACAACATAGAGAGTCTCCTAATTCTATCGATGAACTTGTGAGTGCAGTTGATAAGTCTTTTCAAGAATTTGAAGTTACCAAATCAAATCATATATTTTTAACACTTCAATCATGTATGATTGAAATTATGAAAGCAAGAGGTTCCCACAACTATAAAATTCCACATATGAAGAAAAAAATGTTGGAAGCTAGAAATCAATTGCCAACACGGTTAAAATGTGATAACCAATTGGTGCAAGATGTTATGGGATATTTAGATATTGTTGCTGATGATTAA